The following proteins are co-located in the Oncorhynchus gorbuscha isolate QuinsamMale2020 ecotype Even-year linkage group LG22, OgorEven_v1.0, whole genome shotgun sequence genome:
- the dusp22b gene encoding dual specificity protein phosphatase 22-B isoform X1 — MRKNYISQEALKTSGASGNSAAADCVLPDLYLGNFKDARDREQLARNNITHILSIHDSAAPILPEITYLCISAADLPTQNLTQHFKQSIMFIHESRLKGEGCLVHCLAGVSRSVSLVVAYIMTVTGLGWQEALAAVRVARPCAGPNLGFQRQLQEFETTHADQYREWLRQEYKESPFNDEDDIRILLTRSLKPNGVAVEVNIEPPTPPGLQGT, encoded by the exons ATGAGAAAAAACTACATATCCCAGGAAGCATTGAAAACATCGGGAGCTTCAGGGAACAGCGCTGCTGCAGACTGT GTCCTGCCTGACTTGTACTTGGGAAACTTCAAAG ATGCGAGGGACAGAGAGCAGTTAGCGAGGAACAACATCACACACATCCTCTCCATCCATGACAGTGCAGCCCCTATCCTGCCG GAGATTACCTATCTATGCATCTCAGCGGCGGACCTGCCCACACAAAACCT GACACAGCACTTCAAACAGAGCATCATGTTCATTCATGAGTCCCGGCTGAAAGGAGAGGGCTGTCTGGTCCACTG TCTGGCGGGTGTGTCTCGGAGTGTCTCCCTGGTGGTGGCCTACATCATGACAGTGACAGGGCTGGGCTGGCAGGAGGCTCTGGCTGCTGTGAGGGTGGCCCGGCCCTGCGCTGGCCCCAACCTGGGGTTTCAGCGCCAGCTCCAGGAGTTTGAGACCACTCACGCTGACCAG tacAGGGAGTGGCTTCGGCAGGAGTACAAAGAGAGTCCCTTCAATGACGAGGACGACATCCGCATCCTGTTGACAAGGAGTCTCAAACCCAACGGGGTGGCGGTGGAGGTGAATATTGAGCCGCCCACCCCTCCAGGATTGCAGGGTACCTGA
- the dusp22b gene encoding dual specificity protein phosphatase 22-B isoform X2: MGNGLNKVLPDLYLGNFKDARDREQLARNNITHILSIHDSAAPILPEITYLCISAADLPTQNLTQHFKQSIMFIHESRLKGEGCLVHCLAGVSRSVSLVVAYIMTVTGLGWQEALAAVRVARPCAGPNLGFQRQLQEFETTHADQYREWLRQEYKESPFNDEDDIRILLTRSLKPNGVAVEVNIEPPTPPGLQGT, from the exons ATGGGTAATGGGCTCAATAAG GTCCTGCCTGACTTGTACTTGGGAAACTTCAAAG ATGCGAGGGACAGAGAGCAGTTAGCGAGGAACAACATCACACACATCCTCTCCATCCATGACAGTGCAGCCCCTATCCTGCCG GAGATTACCTATCTATGCATCTCAGCGGCGGACCTGCCCACACAAAACCT GACACAGCACTTCAAACAGAGCATCATGTTCATTCATGAGTCCCGGCTGAAAGGAGAGGGCTGTCTGGTCCACTG TCTGGCGGGTGTGTCTCGGAGTGTCTCCCTGGTGGTGGCCTACATCATGACAGTGACAGGGCTGGGCTGGCAGGAGGCTCTGGCTGCTGTGAGGGTGGCCCGGCCCTGCGCTGGCCCCAACCTGGGGTTTCAGCGCCAGCTCCAGGAGTTTGAGACCACTCACGCTGACCAG tacAGGGAGTGGCTTCGGCAGGAGTACAAAGAGAGTCCCTTCAATGACGAGGACGACATCCGCATCCTGTTGACAAGGAGTCTCAAACCCAACGGGGTGGCGGTGGAGGTGAATATTGAGCCGCCCACCCCTCCAGGATTGCAGGGTACCTGA